Proteins encoded together in one Etheostoma cragini isolate CJK2018 chromosome 11, CSU_Ecrag_1.0, whole genome shotgun sequence window:
- the lnpa gene encoding endoplasmic reticulum junction formation protein lunapark-A, translated as MGAVISRWRTKPSTVEILEGIEKDVNTLEEYSEKYQKQLKKCVGRLLLYSSLLYLITCLVVYFWYLPEQLMGRLILSLPFVFFPLLVWLLRKMLIILFSRRTKTNDEKLEDLKAQKRKILEEVMETETYKNAKMILERFDPDSKRKNELESTPVGPQRTPKPGQDLRQRNVIPKTPSVVVNPATGAAARPPLASGPTYPGRSSHSAPGGPPERSLSAIAAQQSLMRRPVTPGTPVPAVGVHPPGPPLARPVVPRERGAMDRVIEYLVGDGPQNRYALICQQCLSHNGMALKEEFEYVAFRCAYCYFLNPARKTRPQAPRLPEVAGELKMSSEASLPSPAAAVDADQSVLGQSKLADVSGETDTQEPGTPTTSEPNSASDGQSSPESQDLPSEKSGGEQDVSAMEVE; from the exons ATGGGGGCTGTCATCTCACGGTGGAGG ACCAAACCATCCACTGTGGAGATTTTAGAGGGAATCGAAAAG GATGTAAACACTCTTGAAGAATACAGTGAGAAGTATCAGAAGCAGTTGAAGAAATGTGTTGGGCGACTGCTTCTGTACTCGTCTCTTCTCTACTTGATCACATGTTTAGTTGTGTATTTCTGGTACCTGCCTGAACAGTTGATGGGACGGCTCATATTGTCtcttccctttgttttttttccgttATT agtTTGGTTACTACGGAAAATGCTTATAATTCTCTTTTCACGAAGAACTAAAACAAATG atGAAAAATTAGAGGATCTTAAAgcacagaaaaggaaaata cttGAAGAAGTTATGGAAACTGAGACATATAAGAATGCTAAAATGATTCTGGAGAGATTTGATCCTGATTCCAAGAGAAAAAAT GAGCTTGAATCCACTCCAGTTGGACCTCAGAGGACTCCAAAACCAGGACAAG ACCTCCGCCAGCGCAATGTCATCCCAAAGACCCCCTCAGTGGTGGTGAATCCTGCAACCGGAGCTGCTGCCCGCCCTCCTCTTGCCTCTGGGCCCACCTATCCTGGACGATCTTCCCACTCTGCTCCAGGTGGACCCCCAGAGAGGAGCCTGTCGGCTATAGCTGCTCAGCAGAGCTTGATGAGGAGGCCTGTGACCCCTGGAACACCTGTTCCAGCAGTCG GGGTGCACCCCCCAGGCCCGCCCCTGGCCAGACCCGTGGTCCCAAGGGAAAGAGGCGCCATGGACAGAGTCATTGAGTATCTTGTTGGAGACGGCCCTCAGAACAG ATACGCTCTCATCTGTCAGCAGTGTCTGTCCCATAACGGCATGGCATTAAAAGAGGAATTTGAATACGTTG ccTTCAGATGTGCGTATTGTTATTTCTTGAACCCTGCGAGAAAGACGAGGCCTCAGGCACCAAGACTCCCGGAGGTCGCTGGCGAACTGAAGATGTCATCTGAGGCATCCTTACCATCACCTGCAGCTGCCGTAGATGCCGACCAATCTGTTTTAG GGCAAAGCAAGCTTGCTGATGTCTCTGGAGAAACAGACACCCAAGAGCCAGGCACACCAACCACCAGCGAGCCCAACTCCGCGTCAGACGGCCAAAGCTCGCCCGAGTCACAAGATCTGCCCTCTGAGAAATCTGGCGGAGAGCAAGATGTGTCTGCCATGGAAGTAGAATAA